The Synergistaceae bacterium genome includes a window with the following:
- a CDS encoding radical SAM protein, translated as MFYNNSVKFTFSGFGGVALIHLTKLLRGGTFPGDGARFPPSGRQVPPVIVWHMTNACNLRCRHCYASVPSHAPMTREETFAFLEYIAKLKPPSLLLSGGEPLMHPDFFEIVSHAAALGLKISLSTNGTRIDQRTGTFLKEQGVGYVGVSLDGGDNNPHDAFRGVDGAFERALTGIRALKTAGCRVGLRFTMARPLLPELPRVASLTTKLAVDRICFYHFIPSGRGREEKAFVPSRGEMRDVLRYLFGWADQGQAPEEVLTVGNFADGILLYLTLKENDDPRAEGVLALLSAGGGGRSGRGILSVRWDGITFADQFSWHRPIGHWTRIATHLRGEKETSPRLPALGGRCGRCRWLPLCRGNMRARAWALTGDPLGEDPGCTLEDREISEKGATYP; from the coding sequence GTGTTTTATAATAACTCAGTCAAGTTCACTTTCTCAGGTTTTGGAGGTGTCGCCCTGATTCATCTGACAAAACTCCTTCGCGGCGGAACCTTTCCCGGAGATGGGGCGCGTTTTCCTCCTTCGGGGCGTCAGGTTCCTCCCGTCATTGTGTGGCACATGACCAACGCCTGCAATCTCAGGTGTCGGCACTGTTATGCTTCCGTCCCCTCCCACGCTCCCATGACGCGGGAGGAAACCTTTGCCTTTCTGGAGTATATCGCAAAACTGAAGCCTCCGTCTCTGCTGCTGTCCGGCGGAGAACCTTTGATGCATCCCGATTTTTTTGAAATTGTCTCCCACGCCGCGGCCCTGGGACTGAAAATCTCCCTCTCCACCAACGGGACGCGGATTGACCAACGGACAGGAACTTTTTTAAAAGAACAGGGCGTCGGATACGTCGGGGTCAGTCTGGACGGGGGAGATAATAATCCACACGACGCCTTCCGGGGCGTGGATGGCGCTTTTGAGCGGGCACTGACCGGCATACGCGCCCTTAAAACAGCGGGTTGCCGCGTGGGGCTGCGATTTACGATGGCCCGTCCCCTGCTGCCGGAGCTTCCCCGCGTGGCATCCCTGACGACGAAACTGGCCGTCGACCGGATTTGTTTTTACCACTTCATCCCCTCTGGAAGAGGTCGGGAGGAAAAGGCGTTCGTCCCCTCCCGCGGGGAAATGCGGGACGTCCTTCGATATTTGTTCGGGTGGGCCGACCAGGGGCAGGCGCCTGAAGAGGTGCTGACGGTCGGGAACTTTGCGGACGGTATTCTGCTTTACCTGACTCTGAAGGAAAACGACGACCCCCGGGCGGAAGGCGTTCTCGCTCTCCTGTCCGCCGGCGGCGGAGGCCGCAGCGGACGCGGTATCCTCTCCGTGCGATGGGACGGGATTACTTTCGCCGATCAGTTTTCCTGGCACCGTCCGATCGGGCACTGGACCCGCATCGCGACACATCTCCGCGGGGAAAAAGAAACGTCCCCCCGATTGCCGGCCCTCGGCGGGCGCTGCGGAAGGTGCCGCTGGCTGCCGCTCTGCCGGGGAAACATGCGCGCCCGGGCCTGGGCTCTGACCGGCGACCCTCTGGGCGAAGACCCCGGCTGCACGCTGGAGGATCGGGAAATCTCCGAAAAAGGAGCGACTTATCCATGA